TGGCCTCGGCGGCCTCCACCAGGTCCCCAAGTCCGGCCATGGCGGGAAGTTCACCTGGGAGGGCCCTGCCGACGAGGCCTACAACGAGCTCGATCCCGTTCCGCCCGCCATCGACCCGAACGATCCCAACTACgtcgaggaagaagaggaagagcccACCAGAAGCAGAGGAGAACAAGAAGATGAAGCAGAGGAGGGCGTGATGACAAAGCCCAGCGATGCGCTTGTCGTTGGAGAAGTGGAGGTGGCCAAAGTGGCGGAGGCCAAGGAAGGGATCTCTAGGATcgaagtcctccctcccctccAGCCGTAATTGTATAGATGGAGGATCCTTCTCCCTCCCTCGGCACCGAGTCGGCCCGGCGAGTTGGGAGTTGGCTTCCTGAAACTTCTTCCCTCTTTGTTCTTTTCTTGTGCTTTTTAATGTTGCAGTACGAAGAATAAACCAACTAGCCAAGTAATTAAAGGGGTGTGCTGCAATGTGTGGTTTTGGGGTCACTTGTTCCAGCTCCTAAGATGAGCGACTACTATTATGACCTCAATTTCAGCATAACTGCTACCTTTAGTGGatgaatagaaaaatatttttgtaacattccattttttgattaattaatataattaggtTTGTCGTGCAGATTTATCTAGCACCAGAGAAGAGTATTCAATAAAAAGCCGCTACAAAATTAAGAGAGTAAGGGATGACTTACCTTCGTACCGCCGCGTGTCCGAATTCCTCCACATCCTAGGCTAGCGATGTCCCGACTAGAAGAGGAACGCACGGTTGCTCAGCTGCGGAGGATCATCATCAAGGCTGCAAATGCTCACAAACCCATGATTAGATCCATCTTCTGCCACATAAAACAGTTGGAATAGCAACTTACAATAAGGGATCAAGATGATGTACCACAAAGCTCCATCAAAAATTTATACATCATATAACAAGGGTAGGCAAAAGAAACTTTTCATGCTCAAGCGTTGCACAAAGCCCAATATTTGGCCGAAAACATGATGTAATATATAAAGGTTGGGAGAATACGGTTCATAAGCTTATCAGCAGATGGACCATCAGCCAAAACTGCGGTCTAACAAGTGCCTTCTTTGATTTTATACATGCACCAGTTGAAAGCATTACTACAACACAAGCCCGGTTAAATCCAAGCGCTGCATGACGGTTGAAACCATGTCTGAAAGTCCTCAAAGGATGCAAGGGCTTTCAGATGGCAAAA
Above is a genomic segment from Elaeis guineensis isolate ETL-2024a chromosome 1, EG11, whole genome shotgun sequence containing:
- the LOC105038195 gene encoding uncharacterized protein — translated: MMEITGVSRDEEGKKKVEKVEVPRTRRPDTIRYFERKLVDKGIHRMDRHPADGLGGLHQVPKSGHGGKFTWEGPADEAYNELDPVPPAIDPNDPNYVEEEEEEPTRSRGEQEDEAEEGVMTKPSDALVVGEVEVAKVAEAKEGISRIEVLPPLQP